In Cotesia glomerata isolate CgM1 linkage group LG3, MPM_Cglom_v2.3, whole genome shotgun sequence, one genomic interval encodes:
- the LOC123260394 gene encoding chromatin-remodeling complex ATPase chain Iswi — MSKSEETIPATTNATATNSPTATPTPAQSLTTTETTGDTNENDSNDSSGETTSSRGGDFETKLETDRSKRFDYLLRQTEIFSHFMTNNQKDKSTSPLKVKPGRPRKIQPADKSAEANSKTDSSGDHRHRKTEQEEDEELLAESNTNVAQITRFESSPNYIKNGELRDYQIRGLNWMISLYENGINGILADEMGLGKTLQTISLLGYMKHFRSIPGPHIVIVPKSTLANWMNEFKKWCPSLRAVCLIGDAETRNTFIRDVMMPGEWDVCITSYEMVIKEKSVFKKFNWRYMVIDEAHRIKNEKSKLSEILREFKTANRLLLTGTPLQNNLHELWALLNFLLPDVFNSSDDFDSWFNTNSFLGDNSLVERLHAVLRPFLLRRLKSEVEKGLKPKKEMKVYIGLSKMQREWYTKVLMKDIDIVNGAGKIEKMRLQNILMQLRKCCNHPYLFDGAEPGPPYTTDEHLVYNCGKMVILDKLLPKLQQQDSRVLIFSQMTRMLDILEDYCHWRGFQYCRLDGNTAHEDRQRQINEYNAPNSEKFIFMLSTRAGGLGINLATADVVIIFDSDWNPQMDLQAMDRAHRIGQQKQVCVFRFITENTVEEKIVERAEVKLRLDKLVIQQGRLVDAKQTALNKDEMLNIIRHGANQVFASKDSAITDEDIDTILQKGESKTAELKQKLESLGESSLRNFTVDAPTDSVYQFEGEDYREKQKILGLGHWIEPPKRERKANYAVDAYFREALRVSEPKAPKAPRPPKQPIVQDFQFFPPRLFELLDQEIYYFRQSVGYKVPKNPELGSDAARVQKEEQRKIDDAQPLTDDEVTEKEKLLTQGFTNWTKRDFNQFIKANEKYGRDDIENIAKEVEGKTPEEVMEYSAVFWERCHELQDIDRVMAQIERGEAKIQRRAGIKKALDAKMARYRAPFHQLRIAYGTNKGKNYTEEEDRFLVCMLHKLGFDKENVYEELRATVRSAPQFRFDWFVKSRTALELQRRCNTLITLIERENQELEERERQERRKKGGGAGGGGGNAGTKPTGKRKQENLPAPQEKPRKKKK, encoded by the coding sequence atgtctaaatCCGAGGAAACAATACCCGCAACAACGAATGCCACTGCTACAAATTCACCTACAGCTACACCAACTCCGGCTCAATCGCTGACAACAACAGAAACGACAGGTGATACTAACGAAAACGATTCAAATGATTCCTCTGGTGAAACAACATCGTCCCGCGGTGGAGACTTTGAGACTAAATTGGAGACCGATCGCAGTAAGAGATTTGATTATTTACTCCGTCAGACCGAGATATTTTCCCATTTCATGACAAACAACCAGAAAGATAAATCGACTAGTCCATTGAAGGTTAAGCCCGGCAGGCCCCGAAAGATTCAGCCAGCTGATAAGTCCGCCGAAGCTAACAGCAAAACTGACTCCTCAGGTGATCACAGACATCGAAAAACCGAGCAAGAAGAGGATGAAGAGCTGCTTGCTGAATCAAACACCAATGTCGCGCAAATCACGCGGTTTGAATCCTCcccaaattatattaaaaatggaGAGCTGCGTGATTATCAAATCCGCGGTCTTAATTGGATGATATCCCTTTACGAAAATGGAATTAATGGTATTCTCGCGGATGAAATGGGTTTGGGTAAAACTCTGCAGACTATTTCCCTGCTGGGTTACATGAAACACTTCCGGAGCATCCCCGGTCCGCACATTGTAATCGTTCCTAAATCAACACTCGCCAACTGGATGAACGAGTTCAAGAAATGGTGTCCAAGCTTGCGCGCAGTTTGCCTAATAGGAGACGCAGAAACCCGTAACACATTTATCCGGGACGTGATGATGCCCGGAGAGTGGGACGTCTGTATAACTTCCTACGAGATGgtaataaaagaaaagtcagtattcaaaaaattcaactggCGGTACATGGTGATCGACGAAGCTCACAGGATCAAGAATGAAAAGTCAAAATTATCTGAAATATTGCGAGAATTTAAAACAGCCAACCGGCTGCTACTAACTGGAACTCCGCTTCAGAACAATCTTCACGAGCTTTGGGCCCTGTTGAACTTTTTACTGCCAGATGTGTTCAATAGCTCCGACGACTTTGACTCCTGGTTCAACACCAACAGCTTCCTCGGAGACAACTCGCTTGTTGAGCGTTTGCACGCGGTACTTCGTCCGTTTTTACTTCGTCGTTTGAAGTCTGAGGTAGAGAAAGGCTTGAAGCCGAAGAAGGAGATGAAGGTTTACATTGGGTTGAGTAAAATGCAGCGAGAGTGGTACACAAAAGTTCTCATGAAAGATATTGATATTGTCAATGGAGCtggtaaaattgaaaaaatgcgCTTGCAAAATATATTGATGCAGTTGCGTAAGTGCTGTAATCATCCTTACCTATTTGACGGAGCTGAGCCAGGTCCTCCTTATACCACAGACGAACATTTAGTCTACAACTGTGGGAAGATGGTTATTCTTGATAAATTACTGCCTAAATTACAGCAGCAAGATTCTCGTGTACTTATCTTCAGCCAGATGACCAGAATGTTGGACATTCTGGAGGATTATTGCCACTGGAGAGGGTTTCAATATTGTCGTCTGGACGGTAACACTGCCCATGAAGATCGTCAGCGTCAAATAAACGAGTACAATGCTCCGAACAgtgagaaatttattttcatgttatCAACACGCGCTGGAGGGTTGGGAATCAATTTAGCCACCGCTGATGTGGTTATTATATTCGACTCCGATTGGAATCCTCAGATGGACTTGCAAGCGATGGACCGGGCTCATCGGATCGGTCAGCAGAAGCAAGTTTGTGTTTTTAGATTCATAACTGAGAACACTGTTGAGGAAAAAATAGTGGAGCGAGCTGAAGTTAAATTACGCCTTGATAAACTGGTAATTCAGCAAGGTAGATTGGTCGACGCTAAACAGACTGCGCTTAACAAAGACGAGATGCTTAATATTATCAGACACGGAGCTAATCAAGTGTTTGCGTCCAAGGACAGTGCAATTACAGACGAGGATATTGACACGATTTTGCAGAAAGGCGAGAGCAAAACTGCTGAGTTGAAGCAGAAGCTTGAGAGCCTTGGTGAATCTTCGCTGAGAAATTTTACTGTTGATGCGCCTACGGACTCTGTTTATCAGTTTGAGGGTGAGGATTATCGTGAGAAGCAGAAGATACTTGGCCTGGGGCACTGGATTGAGCCGCCTAAGCGGGAGCGCAAAGCCAATTACGCTGTCGATGCTTATTTCCGAGAAGCTCTGAGAGTTTCTGAGCCAAAAGCGCCCAAAGCGCCACGTCCGCCTAAACAACCGATCGTTCAAGACTTTCAATTCTTCCCTCCGAGACTCTTCGAGCTGCTTGATCAGGAGATTTATTATTTCCGTCAGAGTGTTGGATATAAAGTACCGAAAAATCCTGAGCTTGGGTCCGATGCCGCGAGGGttcagaaggaagagcagagGAAAATTGATGACGCTCAACCGCTGACTGACGATGAGGTTACTGAAAAGGAGAAATTATTAACTCAGGGTTTTACCAACTGGACCAAGCGGGACTTTAATCAGTTTATTAAAGCTAATGAAAAATACGGAAGAGATGACATTGAGAATATTGCTAAGGAAGTCGAGGGGAAAACTCCTGAGGAAGTGATGGAGTACTCTGCTGTCTTCTGGGAACGCTGTCACGAGCTTCAGGATATTGATCGTGTAATGGCGCAAATTGAGCGTGGAGAAGCTAAAATTCAGCGACGTGCGGGAATCAAGAAGGCTCTTGATGCGAAAATGGCGAGATATCGCGCTCCGTTTCATCAATTAAGAATTGCCTATGGGACGAATAAAGGGAAAAATTACACTGAAGAGGAAGACAGATTTTTAGTTTGTATGTTACATAAACTTGGATTTGATAAAGAAAATGTCTATGAAGAATTAAGAGCTACTGTCCGCTCGGCTCCGCAATTCAGATTCGACTGGTTTGTCAAATCAAGGACAGCTTTGGAGCTTCAGAGAAGGTGTAATACTCTTATTACTTTAATTGAACGGGAGAATCAAGAGCTGGAGGAACGCGAGAGACAGGAGCGTCGTAAAAAGGGCGGCGGAGCTGGTGGCGGAGGTGGAAATGCTGGAACAAAGCCTACTGGTAAAAGGAAGCAAGAAAACTTGCCAGCTCCTCAGGAGAAACCcaggaagaagaagaaataa